CTCTCCAAAATTTTCTCACTAGGGCGAAAGGGTCACTTTATAGACGTTTGCTTAAGCAAGTTTATCAATGCGATCGCGATCCACTAACAGTTAAACATTATGCTAAAGCTGTAGAAAAATGTTTAGAGGAATTTAAAAATATTGATTGTATTTTTAGTCAATCAACTGTACCAATAGCAGGTTTAAAGACAGAAAAACCAATATTTTTTTGGACAGATGCTACATTTGCTGGCATGGTGGATTATTATCCAAATTTTAAAAATTTATGTTGGGAAACTTTAAAGCAAGGTAGTCAGCTTGAACAAATGGCACTTAATCAAGCTAAGTTTGCTATTTATTCATCAGATTGGGCTGCTAAAAGTGCTATAGATAATTATCAGGTTGATCCAGCTAAAGTTAAAGTTGTTTCTTTTGGCGCAAATCTGAATAAAGAAAAAACATTAGATGAAATTAAACAGTTAATTGCTGCTAAACCAACAGATGTTTGTAAGTTGTTGTTTATGGGTGTTGACTGGAATCAGAAAGGCGGATCAATTGCGCTAAACGTAGCAGAAGAATTAAATAAGGGTGGGTTAAAAACTGAATTAACTATTGTAGGTTGTTATCCGCCAGATTTAGAAGCAATACCCAATTTTGTAAAGTGTAAAGGGTTTATTAGTAAAGCCACTCAAGAAGGTAGAGAAGAAATAGAAAAAGTATTCTCGGAAAATCACTTTTTAATTTTACCTACTAGGGCAGAAGCTTATGGCTTAGTTTTTTGTGAAGCTAATTCTTTTGGTCTTCCCAACATAGCTACTAAAACTGGTGGTGTCCCAACAATTGTTAAGGATGGAGTTAATGGTCAACTCTTTAATTTAGATGATTCTATTTCAGCTTATGTTAATTATATAAATGAGATTTTTGTTAACTATTCTGAATATGTAGAACTGGCATTATCTTCATTTAATGAGTACAAAACTAGGCTGAATTGGGAAGTTGCAGGTAAGAAAGTAAAAAATATAATTTTAGGAGAAGATTAATTTGGCGAATAAAAAAAGATTGTTGTTTATACATGATGCCCTACCTAGCCAAGGAATTTCAGGTCAGATAGTTTTTTTACGTCATTTTGAGCGACTTAAGGATTGGGATATTGAGATAGTTGTACCAGATCAAGTAGTAAGCAATAGCACAACTCCTTTTTCTAGTAACTGGAAAATCCATACATTACCATCACGTCAAACTTTTTGGCCACCTTTTCGAGAAGAAAACCCAATTTTGCTCAAATCTCGAATATGGTTATGGCAAAAATATCTAGAAAAAAATATTTTAGCTAAAAATAAACCAGATGCAATTTTAACTGTTCTTTGGCATTATTATGCTGTTACTGCTGCTAATCTAGCTAAAAAATGGGATATTCCCTTATTTGTAATAATTCATGATTGCTGGGATTTAAGATCTACATCTTCTAGCCAAACTCAAATTAGAAAGCAATATGCTACTAAAGTACTAGCTAATGCTAAAAAAGTTTGGTCAGTTACACGCCAACTAGGTGAATATTTTACTGGAAAAAATTTTAGTAACTTAGAAGTGCTTCCACCAATACCTGCTGGGTATAATGGTACAAAAGTAGGATGGAAAAGCTCATTTACTGAAGCTGCTGTAATTATCTATGCTGGAACAGTCGAAGCTTATCATTATCGCGCTTTCGCGGCAATAGCTACAGCGATGAAAGAGAGTAATGATACTTTGATTATTATTACTAATCCAGGTAATGAAACTGTTAATCAATTAACTAATACTTTTAATAATATAAAATTTATCCCTAGTTTCCCTGAAAATCAGCAAGCTATAGAATTTATCATTAATCATGCTTCTGCTGTGCTAGTATCTTATGGTTTTGCCATTGCAGAAAACCCGTTTGCAGAATACAGCTTTCCTAGTAAGTTTGTTGAGTTTTGTCATACAGGGTTACCTATTTTAGCAGTAGCGCCACCTGAATCCGCTTTTTGTTCATGGCTAGAAGAAAATGATTGGTCTTTGTTGATTCAAGCCGAAGATATTGATGCAATTAAATCAATGCTGCAATTGTTAAAACAGCAAAAGCAATGGGAGGAGATGACATCCCAAACTTCAGCAGTGAGTCAAACATATTTTAATCCTGAAAGAATTCACCAAATTTTTGAATCAGGCTTAAATTCTGTTATTTACAGAGATAACCCCACCCCCAACCCCCCTCCCCGTTAACGGGCAGGGGGCTTAAGAAATGATTTTTTTGTAAAGAAAGCCAATATGACTAAAGAATTTACTGTTTCTCTGCTAGTTCCTTGTTTTAATGCTGAAAATTATCTTGCCGATTTTATTGAAAATATGTCTCGCCAAACTAGATTGTTTGATGAAGTAATTTTTTATGATGATGCTAGTACAGACAAAACAGCCGAATTTTTAAGCAAGCAAACCTTTGGGCGGGTAATTTATGGTGCATCTAATCAAGGGCCATCTATTGCCAGAAATATTCTTTTACATGAATCAAAGAGTGAATTAATTCACTTTCATGATGTTGATGACTGGTTAGAACCTACTTTTTTAGAAGAAACACTTGAAGCGTTAACGCCAGAATGGGATGTTATTCTGACTAATATTCGGGTTTTAGATAGAGAAACTGGAGAAACTCGACACATACATGATTATTCTGGGTTAACTAATGGTGAAGATGCAACTGCTTTTTTCTTGACACATTGTTGTTATCCCATTAATGGGCTATATCGTAGAGAAGTTTTAGAAAAAATTGGTGGTTTTCGGGAAACTTTATTGCGAGATGAAGATCCAGATCTGCATATTAGACTTGCTCATGCAGGTGCGCGGATAAATATAATATCAGAACCTTTGGCACTTAATAGATTTGGTTCAGGCACTTACTCATCTATTTCTTACATAGCTTGTTGGCGTGAACATTTAAAAGCTTTGCAGTATTACACGCAAGAATTACCAAAAAAATATCACGAAATATTGCGTTTAGATAGCGCTAAAATGGTAGGAATGTCTGCTAGTTGTGGAGATTTACAGCTAGCTTATGGTTATCTTAGTTTGTGTGAGTCTCTTGGCGGAAAAGCACATTTTTGGCAAGCTTCCAGTCTGCCAATGAAAATGTTAATTAAGCTGGTAGGTTCTCGTAATGCTCTGAATTTGCGCTATGGTTTTTTGGGAGAAAAGATGCGAAAAATGTTACCTTGGCGGATAGGTTAGAGAGCGTTTAATTTATGTATCTGGTGTCAATCCTTATTCCTGTTTATAATTCGGAGAAGTGGCTGGCGGAAACTTTGGCATCTGCGATTAGTCAAAGTTGGCAGAATAAGGAAATTATTGTAGTAAATGATGGTTCGACTGATAATAGCTTGGCGATCGCACTTAGTTTTGAATCATCTATTGTTAAGGTTATACACCAAGAAAATCGGGGTGCATCTGCTGCGAGAAATCGTGCTTTGCAGGAAGCACAAGGCGATTTTATTCAGTATTTGGATGCTGATGATCTGTTAGCGGCTGATAAAATTGAGCGTCAGGTAGAGATCTTAAGTAAGGAAGAAAATTTTAGTTGCGTTGCTGCGGGAGAATGGGGACGTTTTTTTAATTCCCCGACAGAAGCTAGTTTTATCCCAGAATTATTTTGGCAGGATATGTCACCTGTTGACTGGTTTATTAGTTGTTGGGGTGAGGGTGGGATGATGCAACCTGCGGTATGGTTGATACCACGTGCGATCGCACAAGTGGCTGGTTACTGGAATGAAACTTTAACTTTAAATGATGATGGAGAATATTTTTGCAGAGTAATATTAGCTAGTCAAGGTGTAAAATTTTGTCATGGAGCAAAAAGTTATTATCGCTCTGGTGTTGAGCATAGTTTAAGCAGTAGCATATCTAGAAAGGCGTGGGAATCAGCTTTTACTGCTTGTGAACTTTGTAGCAATCATCTACTAGCAAAAGAAGATAGTCCCCGCACTCGTCAAGCTTGCGCTAATGCTTATCAGAGGATTGTTTATGATGTTTATCCTGATTTAGTAGATTTAGCACAGCAAGCAGAAGCGAAAGTGCGATCGCATGGTGGTTCTAATATGCTCACTCCTGGTGGTTTTGTATTTCAATTACTTAGTAAGGTTGTAGGTTGGAAGCAAGCAAAAATTACTCAAAAATTTATATATAGTTATCTAAAAAGGTAAATTTTTAATTTAAAATTAAAATGCGAATTTTATTAAGTTGCCAACAAGCTACACGCAAGCATCCTGTTCCCGCTTATGATTTTTGGGAAAATTATTTAAAAAAAGGTATTGAAGAAGCAGGGCATGAGTGGGTAGAAGTCCCTGGTGTAGATTGGGCAGAGGGATTGGTATACTTAGAAGATTCAGATCGAGAAGCTTTAAAAGCGTGGCGCGATCGCACTTGGAACCAAACAGTTAGTTATATCAAACAGCAGCATCAAAATAAACAATTCGATTTTTTTCTTAGTTATTTATTTCCTAAACAAGTTGAACCAACTGCTGTCGAAGAAATTAAATCATTAGGGATTCCCTGTGTAAATTTTTTTTGTGACAATGTGAGAGAATTTAAACGAGTTGCGAAAGAATTTTATTGCTTTGATTTACATTGGGTTCCTGAATTTAAAGCTTTGCCAATGTACAAGCAAGCAAAATTAAATTATATCTTTGCCCCAATGCCGCTTTGGATTCCAACCCATCAACGCACCTGCGAACATTCTGAAAATTATGGTGTGAGTTTTATCGGTTCTAGAGATGTTCAAAGAGAAGCTTTGTTTGCTCAGGTAATTAAGTATGGTTTAAACGTAGAGATTAGAGGTGCCGCATGGAGTTCAAGTGACTCAGTTATAAATAATGTGAAATCTGCTAAAAGCTTAGGTACAACTGTATTAAATCAGTGGCGCTTTTTCAATAAAATGGGTTTTCAACCTTTTATTAGAAAAATAACTGAGAAATATCAGCCCAAAATTGCACCCAATACTTTTGATAAATACGTCCGAGAAAAGCCTAATGCAGAGAAGTATGTAGAAATTACCCAGCAAAGTATCATTACTTTGGGTGTTAACCGTTATCCTAGTTATCGCTATCCGTTTAATAAACCTGATACTTATTCACGGTTGCGAGATTTAGAAGCCCCAATGATGGGAGCTTGTTATTTAACTGAATGGACGGAAGGTTTGGATCAACTTTATGAGCTAGGCGAAGAAATAGAAACCTATCGCACAGCACAGGAAATGGTCGAGAAAATTCAGCAGTTAAAAGTTGATTCTGATCAACGTAAAAAAATGCGATGCCAAGGACAAAAGCGGGCTTTGGCAGAACATACAATTCCTCAAAGCCTTGCTAAGATTACTAATTATTTAGGAATTAAATAAGGATGTGGGCATAAATAAACGTATAAGGATTTTACCAATCACCAGTCGCCAGTCGCCAGTCCCAGTCATCGCAGGTAACGTTTAATTTCACCCAGATACTTAATTAGGGAGGAAGCGTGGTTTGAACTTTATTAATAAAAGAAATCACGAGCAATTAAGGATACGTCATTTAAAATAATTGTAGAGACGTTGTATACAACGTCTCTACATTCTTTATGGGAGATGTCTAAAAACTATTTAACTTTAAACTTCCTACTCACCAATCACTAGCCCCCAAACTACTACTGACGAGCAACTTGTCTGCCATTATTAGTATATGTTTGAACATTGCGTAATGCTTGGCTAGCATAAAAATCGCCTGGACGCTCTTTTAATGCCCGCTTAAAATTAACTAAAGCTGTTTGATAATCTCTCTTATTGGTAGCGTCGTAACCCATTCTCATATAACGCTCATATTTAGTTTCTGCGACCTTATTGGCTGATGGTGCATTTTTAGCTTTGACAAAATCCACCATATTCCAATAAGCAATAGTCGCGTAGCGATCGTTAGGGCGTTCTTGAAGTGCTAACTTGAAATAAGATAAAGCTGCTTGGTGGTCTTTTCTTTGAGTAGCTGCATATCCAAGCCGCATATAGCGATCGTAAGCATATTCAGAACCATAAGTAGGAATTCCTTCTTTAGTAGTCGCTGGCGTGGGAACTACTGTTTGAGTTTGGGGAGGTTGTACTATTTTGAGAACTCTTGTTTGAGCGTTGGTATTTTGAGCAGGAGCTAAGATAGCAACAGCTATAAATAAGGGGATATATTTAGCTAAATATGTAAGTTTCATTGCGGATTTTTCCCAACTTTTATAATGTAGTTTTTTAAGTCAAAACTTGCTTTTATATACAAAATACCTTTGAATCACCAGAGTTTCATCTGTCAGAAGTGGATAAAAAGCTAATTAATGTAATCTGTCTATAGATAGATCTATGATTTTATGTGTGAGATCAAATTCGGTCGATTAACCATAATATTCTGAGGGGCGGGTTGACAGATAAAATTTGCTACTGATAAATATTTTTGTTTAACCCGTCCCTACAAGTCAATCGGTTTTTATTACAGGTAATGAGCGCGGACATGATATTAGATATATACCAGATGTAGTGTGACCATCTTGGTCACGCTCTGCTTTCTGCGTAAGTATTGGTGATACTGATAGGATCGAGACAACTATAATATTGCAGGTTATAACTATCCAATCATGACATTGGGCAATTTACGGGATCTCTACCAACAAGTTATCCTAGAACACTACAAGAAGCCGAGACACAAGGGCAAAACTAACCCAGTACATCGGTATCAGAAGGGGCATAACCCTTCCTGCGGCGATACGATTGAGTTGACGTTGCAGTTGAATGATGCAGCTAACCGCATCGAAGATGTAAAGTTTGAAGGTGAAGGCTGTGCGATCGCGATCGCATCTGCTGACTTAATGGCTGAGACCCTGCGGGGTAAAAGTGTAGAGGAAGCCTTGGAAATGGTGCAACGCTTCCAACAAATGATGAAGGGAGAAGTCGAGTTTCCTAAAGAACAACGCAAACTCAACGTCATGCAAGGCGTAGCCCAATTTCCAGTAAGAATTAAATGTGCTAACCTCACTTGGCACACATTAAAAGCTGCGCTGGAATCTAGTAATAGTACACAGCCAGATAACTTTATTAGTAACGAGAAAGAAGAAGCTTAAGCTGTTATGCTCACAACCGCCGATTTCCTCAACATCACTAAGTGGTCAGGTATCTTAACATTACTCTGTGCTGCGATCACAGTACTAGCTTTAATTCTCAAATGGGGCGTGAGGTTCCGGTTTGTGGGAATTACCGGATTTATGTGCGTCCTTACAGGTGGTTTATTTGCCCTGAGTTTAGCACCTTTAACTCACACACTCGTCCCAGGTGCGGTACGCTACTCCCTGACTTACGATACTGGGGGAACACAAACAGTAATTGCTGTCAAACCTGATATTACTGAAACACAATTAGAAGCAACTCTGCGTCAAGCTGCGAATAATTTGTTTTCTTACGGACGTTTAGGACAAGCTCAAACTCAACTAAATATCCGTGCGCGTACAATTATTCATCCTACTGAAGGTGTTTCAGAACCTTTATTACTAGGTGAAGCAAAGCGATCGCTTGCTACTCGTGAAGATGAGCAGTTATCGATCAAAATTTATCACGACAACTTTGCTAAATTGCCTCATCCTGATGCTTAGAATAATCAGATCCCTAACTTAATTAAATTGGGGATCTAGTTGTTCAGTGAACCTTACGGCATTTCAGATGGAAGGCTAATTTAAGAGGATATAGTTTGACATACTCTCCCGTCAAGCTATGCTATGACGGGAGATTCTCCCAGAGTCGCCTTCTAGGATTACTGGCTCAACGAGACAACTTAAATTCTTAATGTCTCCATTAAAAATCCAGAGGTCGGACTCTCCCCAGTCGTTCGGGTTGGTTTCTGTTTGCCCAACAGTACCATTGAGATAACTTCCCAAATATTTCAACCCTTTTTTAAGAATGTTGATTGCTGCGTTGTGGTCACGATCAAGAACTGTTTTACAACTAGGGCATTGATGTGTTCTAGTGCTTAGAGTTTTTTCAACTTTTGCACCACAATTAGAACAATCAATGGTTGTATATTGCGGTGGTACAGCAATACAAACTATTTTGTATATTTTGGCAAAGTAGTTTAACCATTGAGTGAATTGATACCAAGAAGCATCGTAGATACTTTTGGCTAACTTATGGTTTTTTACCATGTTTGACACTTTCAAAGCCTCATAGACTACCAAATCATTAGATTGGACTAACGCCAAAGCATTTTTAATTGCTCTGTCTTTACGCTGTCTTGATACTTTTAAGTGTAACTTGCCTACTTTTACCCTTTGTTTGTGATAATTATTTGACTGTTTTTTACCAATTTTATGACGTTTAGATAGTCTCCTTTGTGCTTTTCTTAAACGTTTTTCAGATTTTCTTAAGTAGCGAGAATTATCAACTGTATTACCTTGGGAGTCTGTATAAAACTCTTTTAGCCCTAGGTCAATTCCTAGGACAGAACCAGTAAACTCACGTTTTTCTTGTCTTTCATAATCAATCAAGAACTGACAATAATAGCCATCGGCTCGTTTTACTACTCTTACCCGCTTTATTTGCTGCTCACAGTAGTAAACTAAAGTTTTTTGACTGCACCACAGGTCAAACGTTCCTGCCTTAAATCCATCAATAAAAGAAATTTTTCTTCTGTCATATGACAGCTTATAGCCAGTTATTTTGTATTCAACTGACCTGCTATGCTTTTTAAATTTGGGAAAACCTTTCTTTTTAACAGATGTATTACGACAGTCAGCATAAAACTTGGAGATGGATTGCCAAGCTCTATCAGCACTTGATTGACGGGCTTGAGAATTAAGTTTATTTACCCAAGGCGTTGTAGAATCTTTGGCTAAAACGGCGCAAAGTTTTTGCAAGTCATTTCTTGTAGTTCCTTTGTTATCCAGCCAATACTTTATACACTTGTTCCTAATGAACTGTGCGGTTCTAATAGCTTCATCAAGCTTATAGTATTGCTCTGGAGTACCGTTTTTAAGCTTGGCTTCTACAACTAACATATAGATAATCTTCGACCTGAGATTAACTTGAGTTTAATATACTTTACCCAAAATTGATAGAATTAAACTATATTGTTGCTACGCTTTTATTCGTTGGTAGGATTTCATCCCCCCGCTAATACGACCTATATAGCGGGGGCATTCATCCGACATTTTTAGGTAAACTTGTATATATGCCCCATCAATCCCCTTTAGCCTTGTCTAGTCAAACCGCTAATTCGCTTTGCCTGACAGTAGCACCATCTCAAGTGCTGCAAGGTACAGATGCGTTGCAACAAGCAATAGTGGTGATCGCCCGCTTAGGCAAACGTCCCATAGTTGTCAGAGGCGATCGCACTCTGTCCGACACCCCGCAACTGCAACCCCTACTAAATATGCAGTTACCAGTTGCAGAAGCGGCTTATATTCCAGATTGTAGTGAAGCTAGTTTAGAATCTTTAAAACAAGCTGTAGCAAATCATCAAGCTGATGTAATTATCGGTGTTGGTGGTGGTAAAGCATTAGACACAGCCAAATTAATTGCTTACCAATGTCAATTACCAGTTGTAACTATTCCAACATCAGCCGCTACTTGCGCTGCTTGGACAGCACTTTCTAACGTTTATTCTGACGAGGGTGCATTTTTATATGATGTTCCCCTACCTAAATGCCCTGACTTATTAATACTCGATTACGGCTTAATTCAAACAGCGCCACAGCGTACCTTAGTAGCTGGAATTGGGGATGCGATCGCCAAATGGTACGAAGCATCTGTTAGTAGTGGTAGTTCCGAACAAACCTTAATCATTGCCGCAGTCCAACAAGCAAGAGTATTGCGCGATCTTCTCTTCCAAAAATCAGCCACAGCACTCAAAGAACCAGGAAGTACAGTTTGGCAAGAAGTCGTAAACGCCACTGTCTTACTAGCTGGTGTCATCGGTGGCTTAGGCGGGGCGCAATGCCGTACAGTCGCAGCCCATGCAGTCCATAACGGCTTAACTCACCTACCAGGTAGCCACAACGCCTTACACGGCGAAAAAGTGGCATACGGAATTCTCGTACAACTGCGTTTAGAAGAAATGGTGCAGGGTAACAAACTAGCAGCAACAGCACGGCAACAATTATTAAAGTTCTATGCTGAGATTAACCTGCCTCAAACCTTAGACGATTTAGGTTTAGGAGAAATTACACTTACACAGCTACGTCACGCTGCTGAAATCGCCTGTAACCCTAACTCTGATATCCATCGACTACCATTTGAGATTGTTCCAGATCAATTAATGGCAGCAATGGTATCTACAACAACACCAGTTGAGGCGGGACGTTCTAATTTAGGTATAGCAGCAATAAATAGCACCGCAACGCAGGGAAGCGAAGACACGGATATTTAAAACTTGCATAATTTAGGGTGACGGGGTGAGCAAAGCCTCGGTAATTACCAATTTATTGCAAAAACTGTGGATTTCTTTATTAAGTAAGCTTTGAAAAAATAAAAATATTTTCTGCAAACTAAAAGCTTAATAACTGAACATATCCATTACATCCGTTAACCCCAAACCAGTAATATATCCGTTACATCCGTTAACCATCCGTTGCCAAAGATGACTTTAGATTGGATTAGCCCAGCGAAACGCCTCTCTGAACTACCACCTTATGTTTTTGCCCGCTTAGATGAACTCAAAGCTAGTGCGCGTGAACAAGGGTTGGATTTAATCGACTTAGGAATGGGGAATCCTGATGGATCAGCACCCCAACCAGTGATTGAATCTGCGATCGCAGCTTTGCAGAACGCCAATAATCACGGTTATCCCCCGTTTGAAGGTACTGCCAGCTTCAGACGTGCCATTACCACTTGGTATAATCGTCGCTACAACGTAAAACTCGATCCCGATAGTGAAGCGTTACCTTTACTTGGTTCAAAAGAAGGTTTAGGTCATCTTGCCCTGGCATATCTTAATCCTGGGGATATCGTATTAGTCCCCAGCCCTTCTTACCCTGTACATTTTCGTGGCCCGATCATTGCTGGCGCTACTGTCCACAGTATGATCTTGAAGCCAGAAAAAGATTGGGTAATTGATTTATCCGAAATTCCAGATGATGTAGCTAGACAAGCTAAAATTCTGTTTTTCAACTATCCTAGTAATCCGACAGGGGCAACTGCACCCCGCGAATTTTTTGAAGAAATAGTTGCTTTTGCCCGTCATTATGAAATTTTGCTAGTTCACGATTTATGCTATGCAGAATTAGCTTTTGATGGTTATCAACCAACCAGCTTATTAGAAATTCCTGGTGCTAAGGAAATTGGAGTAGAATTTCATACCTTATCAAAAACCTATAATATGGCAGGTTGGCGAGTTGGTTTTGTTGTCGGAAATCAACATATTATTCAAGGGTTGCGGACACTAAAAACTAACTTGGACTATGGCATTTTTGCTGCTTTACAATCAGCAGCAGAAACCGCTTTACAAATGCCAGATGAATTTGTTACCCAAGTGCAAGATCGTTACCGCGAACGTCGGGACTTTCTGATTGCAGGGTTAGAAAAGTTAGGATGGAAAATTCCTAAACCAAAAGCCACAATGTATTTATGGGTTCCTTGTCCTCCAGGGATGACTTCAACGGATTTTGCTTTATCAGTATTGCAAGAAACTGGAGTTGTTATGACTCCTGGTAATGCTTTCGGTAGTGGTGGCGAAGGGTATGTGAGAATTAGTTTAATTGCAGAGTGCGATCGCTTAGGTGAAGCGTTAAAACGTTTAGAAGCAGCAAACATTCGTTATCAAGCTGAAGCTGTTGTTTCTAGCTAAATAAATTTCAGCTTACGGTTGGAGTTGAGTTAATCAGCTAAAAAAATCTGTTCTTGCTTAATTGTTACCTGTTGGTAAGTGGTTCAACCTGAAAACATCTAAAACCCAAAGTATATCTCCTCCCCGTATGTGCTACCCACACACTGCGTTAGTACGGGGATGGGTTTTACGTTTAATTATCAGTAGAGCTACAAAATTTGAAGAAGAATGTTGATTAACTAAGAAAATATCAAGATTTATTAAATAGGGTTACTGAATTTTATTTTAACCTGCTAAATTTGCTCAATTTATTACAATAATTAAAATACTAAAATAAATTAACGCTGCTAGTATAGCAGTCAGCAGTCAGCTTAGGCTACGCCACGGCGCAGAGCGCCTACAGCTATCAGCTTTTTCCAAAGCATTTGTTAGTAATGGTTTCAGCCATTTAAGAAGGCTTAACTTCCCTAGCTACTGCTATATCTAAGTTTAAAATTTAAGGTTAACTGAAAATGAGCTGGATATTGTATGAGGCGTTAGAACTAAAGGATAGTTCTGTGCAAGTTTTATGTCATGAAACTTTGAAGCGCCTTTAAAAAAGCTTAATTCACTACAGTTACGATGAACAATTTAATCTTTAAAGCCTGGGAATGGTTCATAAAGCTGCTATATAAACGCACAGTTCTAATTTTGACGCTTTTCTTCTGCGTTGGAATCGGAGTGGCTTTATCAAATATGTCTCGTCTGTCTTCAAATCTAATTGAATCACAAGCACTTTCAAGTGCCAAATTGATTGCCGAAGCCACAACCCAAGCAGTCGCACTCTACAGCGAACAGGCTGTTGATCGTGCCAAAACAGTTCCTGGGATTACTGTGATTCATAACTACCCAACTTTAAAAGGAGGAATCCCACTACCATCAACATACGCGATCGAACTTGGGCAGGAGATCACTGAAAACAAAACTGGGATGTCAGCACGGGTGTATAGTGACTACCCATTTCCTTGGCGAGTAGCTGAAGGTGGAGCTAAAGATTCTTTTGAATTGGAAGCT
This DNA window, taken from Oculatellaceae cyanobacterium, encodes the following:
- a CDS encoding glycosyltransferase; this translates as MANKKRLLFIHDALPSQGISGQIVFLRHFERLKDWDIEIVVPDQVVSNSTTPFSSNWKIHTLPSRQTFWPPFREENPILLKSRIWLWQKYLEKNILAKNKPDAILTVLWHYYAVTAANLAKKWDIPLFVIIHDCWDLRSTSSSQTQIRKQYATKVLANAKKVWSVTRQLGEYFTGKNFSNLEVLPPIPAGYNGTKVGWKSSFTEAAVIIYAGTVEAYHYRAFAAIATAMKESNDTLIIITNPGNETVNQLTNTFNNIKFIPSFPENQQAIEFIINHASAVLVSYGFAIAENPFAEYSFPSKFVEFCHTGLPILAVAPPESAFCSWLEENDWSLLIQAEDIDAIKSMLQLLKQQKQWEEMTSQTSAVSQTYFNPERIHQIFESGLNSVIYRDNPTPNPPPR
- a CDS encoding glycosyltransferase family 4 protein yields the protein MKVAYITTDDAQNIKNWSGSTFYIGQALRNQLIDIEYIGSLPPLQNFLTRAKGSLYRRLLKQVYQCDRDPLTVKHYAKAVEKCLEEFKNIDCIFSQSTVPIAGLKTEKPIFFWTDATFAGMVDYYPNFKNLCWETLKQGSQLEQMALNQAKFAIYSSDWAAKSAIDNYQVDPAKVKVVSFGANLNKEKTLDEIKQLIAAKPTDVCKLLFMGVDWNQKGGSIALNVAEELNKGGLKTELTIVGCYPPDLEAIPNFVKCKGFISKATQEGREEIEKVFSENHFLILPTRAEAYGLVFCEANSFGLPNIATKTGGVPTIVKDGVNGQLFNLDDSISAYVNYINEIFVNYSEYVELALSSFNEYKTRLNWEVAGKKVKNIILGED
- a CDS encoding Ycf51 family protein: MLTTADFLNITKWSGILTLLCAAITVLALILKWGVRFRFVGITGFMCVLTGGLFALSLAPLTHTLVPGAVRYSLTYDTGGTQTVIAVKPDITETQLEATLRQAANNLFSYGRLGQAQTQLNIRARTIIHPTEGVSEPLLLGEAKRSLATREDEQLSIKIYHDNFAKLPHPDA
- a CDS encoding glycosyltransferase family 2 protein, with amino-acid sequence MTKEFTVSLLVPCFNAENYLADFIENMSRQTRLFDEVIFYDDASTDKTAEFLSKQTFGRVIYGASNQGPSIARNILLHESKSELIHFHDVDDWLEPTFLEETLEALTPEWDVILTNIRVLDRETGETRHIHDYSGLTNGEDATAFFLTHCCYPINGLYRREVLEKIGGFRETLLRDEDPDLHIRLAHAGARINIISEPLALNRFGSGTYSSISYIACWREHLKALQYYTQELPKKYHEILRLDSAKMVGMSASCGDLQLAYGYLSLCESLGGKAHFWQASSLPMKMLIKLVGSRNALNLRYGFLGEKMRKMLPWRIG
- a CDS encoding glycosyltransferase, translating into MRILLSCQQATRKHPVPAYDFWENYLKKGIEEAGHEWVEVPGVDWAEGLVYLEDSDREALKAWRDRTWNQTVSYIKQQHQNKQFDFFLSYLFPKQVEPTAVEEIKSLGIPCVNFFCDNVREFKRVAKEFYCFDLHWVPEFKALPMYKQAKLNYIFAPMPLWIPTHQRTCEHSENYGVSFIGSRDVQREALFAQVIKYGLNVEIRGAAWSSSDSVINNVKSAKSLGTTVLNQWRFFNKMGFQPFIRKITEKYQPKIAPNTFDKYVREKPNAEKYVEITQQSIITLGVNRYPSYRYPFNKPDTYSRLRDLEAPMMGACYLTEWTEGLDQLYELGEEIETYRTAQEMVEKIQQLKVDSDQRKKMRCQGQKRALAEHTIPQSLAKITNYLGIK
- a CDS encoding glycosyltransferase family 2 protein, which produces MYLVSILIPVYNSEKWLAETLASAISQSWQNKEIIVVNDGSTDNSLAIALSFESSIVKVIHQENRGASAARNRALQEAQGDFIQYLDADDLLAADKIERQVEILSKEENFSCVAAGEWGRFFNSPTEASFIPELFWQDMSPVDWFISCWGEGGMMQPAVWLIPRAIAQVAGYWNETLTLNDDGEYFCRVILASQGVKFCHGAKSYYRSGVEHSLSSSISRKAWESAFTACELCSNHLLAKEDSPRTRQACANAYQRIVYDVYPDLVDLAQQAEAKVRSHGGSNMLTPGGFVFQLLSKVVGWKQAKITQKFIYSYLKR
- a CDS encoding transposase, whose amino-acid sequence is MLVVEAKLKNGTPEQYYKLDEAIRTAQFIRNKCIKYWLDNKGTTRNDLQKLCAVLAKDSTTPWVNKLNSQARQSSADRAWQSISKFYADCRNTSVKKKGFPKFKKHSRSVEYKITGYKLSYDRRKISFIDGFKAGTFDLWCSQKTLVYYCEQQIKRVRVVKRADGYYCQFLIDYERQEKREFTGSVLGIDLGLKEFYTDSQGNTVDNSRYLRKSEKRLRKAQRRLSKRHKIGKKQSNNYHKQRVKVGKLHLKVSRQRKDRAIKNALALVQSNDLVVYEALKVSNMVKNHKLAKSIYDASWYQFTQWLNYFAKIYKIVCIAVPPQYTTIDCSNCGAKVEKTLSTRTHQCPSCKTVLDRDHNAAINILKKGLKYLGSYLNGTVGQTETNPNDWGESDLWIFNGDIKNLSCLVEPVILEGDSGRISRHSIA
- a CDS encoding SUF system NifU family Fe-S cluster assembly protein → MTLGNLRDLYQQVILEHYKKPRHKGKTNPVHRYQKGHNPSCGDTIELTLQLNDAANRIEDVKFEGEGCAIAIASADLMAETLRGKSVEEALEMVQRFQQMMKGEVEFPKEQRKLNVMQGVAQFPVRIKCANLTWHTLKAALESSNSTQPDNFISNEKEEA